A stretch of the Esox lucius isolate fEsoLuc1 chromosome 2, fEsoLuc1.pri, whole genome shotgun sequence genome encodes the following:
- the LOC105026488 gene encoding lymphocyte-specific protein 1 isoform X2 gives MSGHLLRRNTSKAGLQNLLRMTTQRSMEDAEEIERERRRRARERSQGSHNDQTGPASPTRLTQDNGPQETDALCESELKANGCQLALEEDEGFSDWTQRLEKRRQRHLEEQEGRGDRPPPALDQQPGLNGVAPTKPCLKTRSVPGPEETEEWEWSGSETQEAPQTVDGDKVRLRCRPNWIQSENRSSFKVAEKKRSELKISYTSNMKKHVRRNGETPGVEVTSYLVAGKMTPSLSPCLGQQVEEVDGGAHEGLMETQQKLGQGHGTLEQLRQRQQEDQEEMEEVNRRREERNRAREEEEQRRGEEESHKQKQVEEETRTVNEGIDRRRASAERRLKNLSISSNEGDESLGHFSPMSPTFKLNERTESLNRSLQKSNSIKKTEPPLPISKIDNRLEQYTHAIEEAKVAKQQALTDLPSPSEPVASKKSLFEAGEAWSQTPKGTPSKDTEGLKVGVADLIHQWVKGNPDGSCKSPSSIPAEVKAGDVLSKKNLWENVGDSPSPGRVGKGAAGKKYKFVMMAHGKYEKVAVGDDA, from the exons ATGTCTGGTCATTTACTAAGGAGAAACACCAGCAAGGCAGGTCTCCAGAACCTGCTGAG GATGACGACCCAGAGGAGCATGGAGGATGCCGAGGAGATCGAGCGGGAACGGCGGCGTAGGGCCCGGGAGAGAAGCCAGGGGTCCCACAACGACCAGACCGGGCCAGCAAGCCCCACTCGCCTTACACAGGACAACGGGCCTCAGGAAACAGATGCACT GTGTGAGAGCGAGCTGAAGGCGAACGGTTGCCAGCTGGCCTTGGAAGAAGACGAGGGCTTCAGCGACTGGACCCAAAGGTTGGAGAAACGCAGACAGCGTCActtggaggagcaggagggcCGAGGGGACCGGCCTCCTCCAGCCCTGGACCAGCAGCCCGGCTTGAATGGGGTGGCCCCCACCAAACCATGCCTTAAGACTCGGTCCGTGCCTGGACCGGAGGAGACGGAGGAGTGGGAATGGAGTGGGAGCGAGACACAAGAGGCTCCCCAGACGGTAGACGGTGACAAGGTGCGGTTACGGTGCCGACCAAACTGGATTCAGTCGGAGAACCGGTCCAGTTTCAAA GTGGCAGAAAAGAAGAGGTCCGAATTGAAGATATCCTACACATCTAACATGAAGAAGCACGTCAGGAGGAACGGGGAAACACCTGGGGTGGAAGTTACTTCATATCTAGTTGCAGGGAAAATGACCCCAAG TCTCAGTCCATGCTTGGGACAGCAGGTGGAGGAGGTAGATGGAGGTGCTCATGAGGGCCTGATGGAGACACAGCAGAAGCTGGGCCAGGGACATGGAACCCTGGAGCAGCTGAGACAGAGGCAGCAGGAGGAccaggaggagatggaggaggtgaaccgcaggagagaggaaagaaatagagccagggaggaagaggagcagcggagaggggaggaagagtcACACAAACAGAAGCAAGTTGAG GAGGAGACCAGGACCGTGAATGAGGGGATAGACAGGAGGAGGGCATCGGCGGAGAGAAGGTTGAAGAACCTCAGTATCTCCAGCAATGAAGGAGATGAGTCACTCGGCCATTTTAGTCCCATGAGCCCCACATTCAAG CTCAACGAGAGGACCGAGTCTCTGAATCGCTCTCTACAGAAAAG TAACAGCATAAAGAAGACTGAGCCTCCCCTACCCATCTCCAAGATTGACAACAGACTGGAACAGTACACTCATGCAATTGAG GAAGCAAAGGTCGCCAAGCAACAGGCCCTGACGGACCTGCCCAGCCCCTCTGAGCCTGTAGCCTCCAAGAAGAGCCTGTTTGAGGCAGGGGAAGCctggagtcagacccccaaggGGACACCCTCCAAG GATACGGAAGGTCTGAAAGTAGGCGTGGCCGACCTCATCCACCAATGGGTGAAGGGAAACCCAGACGGCAGCTGCAAAAGCCCCTCCTCCATACCAGCC GAGGTGAAGGCTGGTGATGTGCTGAGCAAGAAGAACCTCTGGGAGAACGTAGGAGACTCTCCGTCACCTGGGAGAGTAGGAAAG GGAGCCGCTGGTAAAAAGTACAAGTTTGTGATGATGGCCCACGGCAAGTATGAAAAGGTGGCGGTTGGTGATGATG CTTGA
- the LOC105026488 gene encoding caldesmon, smooth muscle isoform X4, whose protein sequence is MAETQKDMDETEKDMDETQKDRDEGERDMDEEKKDMDKEQIDMDDAEKDIAERHQDMDEEKKGINEGLKDMHEEQKDMDEGIKDMDEEQIYMDEVEKDMGDTQNKIDEGQKDIGELEKDMGETPNEMDEGQKDLGEQQKSMDDGQTSLSVVSEEDSLSPCLGQQVEEVDGGAHEGLMETQQKLGQGHGTLEQLRQRQQEDQEEMEEVNRRREERNRAREEEEQRRGEEESHKQKQVEEETRTVNEGIDRRRASAERRLKNLSISSNEGDESLGHFSPMSPTFKNEVEERMTTESACTLNERTESLNRSLQKSNSIKKTEPPLPISKIDNRLEQYTHAIEEAKVAKQQALTDLPSPSEPVASKKSLFEAGEAWSQTPKGTPSKDTEGLKVGVADLIHQWVKGNPDGSCKSPSSIPAEVKAGDVLSKKNLWENVGDSPSPGRVGKGAAGKKYKFVMMAHGKYEKVAVGDDA, encoded by the exons ATGGctgagacacagaaagacatggatgagacagagaaagacatggatgagacacagaaagacagagatgagggagagagagatatggatgaggaaaaaaaagacatgGATAAAGAACAAATAGACATGGATGATGCAGAGAAAGACATAGCTGAAAGACATCAAGACATGGATGAAGAAAAGAAAGGCATAAATGAGGGACTGAAAGACATGCATGAAGAACAGAAAGACATGGATGAGGGAATAAAAGACATGGATGAGGAACAAATATACATGGATGAGGTAGAGAAAGACATGGGTGACACACAGAACAAAATAGatgagggacagaaagacataGGTGAGTTAGAGAAAGACATGGGTGAAACACCGAATGAAATGGATGAGGGACAGAAAGACTTGGGTGAGCAACAGAAAAGCATGGATGATGGACAGACTTCTCTCTCAGTGGTATCTGAAGAAGACAG TCTCAGTCCATGCTTGGGACAGCAGGTGGAGGAGGTAGATGGAGGTGCTCATGAGGGCCTGATGGAGACACAGCAGAAGCTGGGCCAGGGACATGGAACCCTGGAGCAGCTGAGACAGAGGCAGCAGGAGGAccaggaggagatggaggaggtgaaccgcaggagagaggaaagaaatagagccagggaggaagaggagcagcggagaggggaggaagagtcACACAAACAGAAGCAAGTTGAG GAGGAGACCAGGACCGTGAATGAGGGGATAGACAGGAGGAGGGCATCGGCGGAGAGAAGGTTGAAGAACCTCAGTATCTCCAGCAATGAAGGAGATGAGTCACTCGGCCATTTTAGTCCCATGAGCCCCACATTCAAG aatgaggtggaggagagaatgACAACAGAGAGCGCGTGTACG CTCAACGAGAGGACCGAGTCTCTGAATCGCTCTCTACAGAAAAG TAACAGCATAAAGAAGACTGAGCCTCCCCTACCCATCTCCAAGATTGACAACAGACTGGAACAGTACACTCATGCAATTGAG GAAGCAAAGGTCGCCAAGCAACAGGCCCTGACGGACCTGCCCAGCCCCTCTGAGCCTGTAGCCTCCAAGAAGAGCCTGTTTGAGGCAGGGGAAGCctggagtcagacccccaaggGGACACCCTCCAAG GATACGGAAGGTCTGAAAGTAGGCGTGGCCGACCTCATCCACCAATGGGTGAAGGGAAACCCAGACGGCAGCTGCAAAAGCCCCTCCTCCATACCAGCC GAGGTGAAGGCTGGTGATGTGCTGAGCAAGAAGAACCTCTGGGAGAACGTAGGAGACTCTCCGTCACCTGGGAGAGTAGGAAAG GGAGCCGCTGGTAAAAAGTACAAGTTTGTGATGATGGCCCACGGCAAGTATGAAAAGGTGGCGGTTGGTGATGATG CTTGA
- the LOC105026488 gene encoding lymphocyte-specific protein 1 isoform X1, translating to MSGHLLRRNTSKAGLQNLLRMTTQRSMEDAEEIERERRRRARERSQGSHNDQTGPASPTRLTQDNGPQETDALCESELKANGCQLALEEDEGFSDWTQRLEKRRQRHLEEQEGRGDRPPPALDQQPGLNGVAPTKPCLKTRSVPGPEETEEWEWSGSETQEAPQTVDGDKVRLRCRPNWIQSENRSSFKVAEKKRSELKISYTSNMKKHVRRNGETPGVEVTSYLVAGKMTPSLSPCLGQQVEEVDGGAHEGLMETQQKLGQGHGTLEQLRQRQQEDQEEMEEVNRRREERNRAREEEEQRRGEEESHKQKQVEEETRTVNEGIDRRRASAERRLKNLSISSNEGDESLGHFSPMSPTFKNEVEERMTTESACTLNERTESLNRSLQKSNSIKKTEPPLPISKIDNRLEQYTHAIEEAKVAKQQALTDLPSPSEPVASKKSLFEAGEAWSQTPKGTPSKDTEGLKVGVADLIHQWVKGNPDGSCKSPSSIPAEVKAGDVLSKKNLWENVGDSPSPGRVGKGAAGKKYKFVMMAHGKYEKVAVGDDA from the exons ATGTCTGGTCATTTACTAAGGAGAAACACCAGCAAGGCAGGTCTCCAGAACCTGCTGAG GATGACGACCCAGAGGAGCATGGAGGATGCCGAGGAGATCGAGCGGGAACGGCGGCGTAGGGCCCGGGAGAGAAGCCAGGGGTCCCACAACGACCAGACCGGGCCAGCAAGCCCCACTCGCCTTACACAGGACAACGGGCCTCAGGAAACAGATGCACT GTGTGAGAGCGAGCTGAAGGCGAACGGTTGCCAGCTGGCCTTGGAAGAAGACGAGGGCTTCAGCGACTGGACCCAAAGGTTGGAGAAACGCAGACAGCGTCActtggaggagcaggagggcCGAGGGGACCGGCCTCCTCCAGCCCTGGACCAGCAGCCCGGCTTGAATGGGGTGGCCCCCACCAAACCATGCCTTAAGACTCGGTCCGTGCCTGGACCGGAGGAGACGGAGGAGTGGGAATGGAGTGGGAGCGAGACACAAGAGGCTCCCCAGACGGTAGACGGTGACAAGGTGCGGTTACGGTGCCGACCAAACTGGATTCAGTCGGAGAACCGGTCCAGTTTCAAA GTGGCAGAAAAGAAGAGGTCCGAATTGAAGATATCCTACACATCTAACATGAAGAAGCACGTCAGGAGGAACGGGGAAACACCTGGGGTGGAAGTTACTTCATATCTAGTTGCAGGGAAAATGACCCCAAG TCTCAGTCCATGCTTGGGACAGCAGGTGGAGGAGGTAGATGGAGGTGCTCATGAGGGCCTGATGGAGACACAGCAGAAGCTGGGCCAGGGACATGGAACCCTGGAGCAGCTGAGACAGAGGCAGCAGGAGGAccaggaggagatggaggaggtgaaccgcaggagagaggaaagaaatagagccagggaggaagaggagcagcggagaggggaggaagagtcACACAAACAGAAGCAAGTTGAG GAGGAGACCAGGACCGTGAATGAGGGGATAGACAGGAGGAGGGCATCGGCGGAGAGAAGGTTGAAGAACCTCAGTATCTCCAGCAATGAAGGAGATGAGTCACTCGGCCATTTTAGTCCCATGAGCCCCACATTCAAG aatgaggtggaggagagaatgACAACAGAGAGCGCGTGTACG CTCAACGAGAGGACCGAGTCTCTGAATCGCTCTCTACAGAAAAG TAACAGCATAAAGAAGACTGAGCCTCCCCTACCCATCTCCAAGATTGACAACAGACTGGAACAGTACACTCATGCAATTGAG GAAGCAAAGGTCGCCAAGCAACAGGCCCTGACGGACCTGCCCAGCCCCTCTGAGCCTGTAGCCTCCAAGAAGAGCCTGTTTGAGGCAGGGGAAGCctggagtcagacccccaaggGGACACCCTCCAAG GATACGGAAGGTCTGAAAGTAGGCGTGGCCGACCTCATCCACCAATGGGTGAAGGGAAACCCAGACGGCAGCTGCAAAAGCCCCTCCTCCATACCAGCC GAGGTGAAGGCTGGTGATGTGCTGAGCAAGAAGAACCTCTGGGAGAACGTAGGAGACTCTCCGTCACCTGGGAGAGTAGGAAAG GGAGCCGCTGGTAAAAAGTACAAGTTTGTGATGATGGCCCACGGCAAGTATGAAAAGGTGGCGGTTGGTGATGATG CTTGA
- the LOC105026488 gene encoding lymphocyte-specific protein 1 isoform X3, whose translation MSGHLLRRNTSKAGLQNLLRMTTQRSMEDAEEIERERRRRARERSQGSHNDQTGPASPTRLTQDNGPQETDALCESELKANGCQLALEEDEGFSDWTQRLEKRRQRHLEEQEGRGDRPPPALDQQPGLNGVAPTKPCLKTRSVPGPEETEEWEWSGSETQEAPQTVDGDKVAEKKRSELKISYTSNMKKHVRRNGETPGVEVTSYLVAGKMTPSLSPCLGQQVEEVDGGAHEGLMETQQKLGQGHGTLEQLRQRQQEDQEEMEEVNRRREERNRAREEEEQRRGEEESHKQKQVEEETRTVNEGIDRRRASAERRLKNLSISSNEGDESLGHFSPMSPTFKNEVEERMTTESACTLNERTESLNRSLQKSNSIKKTEPPLPISKIDNRLEQYTHAIEEAKVAKQQALTDLPSPSEPVASKKSLFEAGEAWSQTPKGTPSKDTEGLKVGVADLIHQWVKGNPDGSCKSPSSIPAEVKAGDVLSKKNLWENVGDSPSPGRVGKGAAGKKYKFVMMAHGKYEKVAVGDDA comes from the exons ATGTCTGGTCATTTACTAAGGAGAAACACCAGCAAGGCAGGTCTCCAGAACCTGCTGAG GATGACGACCCAGAGGAGCATGGAGGATGCCGAGGAGATCGAGCGGGAACGGCGGCGTAGGGCCCGGGAGAGAAGCCAGGGGTCCCACAACGACCAGACCGGGCCAGCAAGCCCCACTCGCCTTACACAGGACAACGGGCCTCAGGAAACAGATGCACT GTGTGAGAGCGAGCTGAAGGCGAACGGTTGCCAGCTGGCCTTGGAAGAAGACGAGGGCTTCAGCGACTGGACCCAAAGGTTGGAGAAACGCAGACAGCGTCActtggaggagcaggagggcCGAGGGGACCGGCCTCCTCCAGCCCTGGACCAGCAGCCCGGCTTGAATGGGGTGGCCCCCACCAAACCATGCCTTAAGACTCGGTCCGTGCCTGGACCGGAGGAGACGGAGGAGTGGGAATGGAGTGGGAGCGAGACACAAGAGGCTCCCCAGACGGTAGACGGTGACAAG GTGGCAGAAAAGAAGAGGTCCGAATTGAAGATATCCTACACATCTAACATGAAGAAGCACGTCAGGAGGAACGGGGAAACACCTGGGGTGGAAGTTACTTCATATCTAGTTGCAGGGAAAATGACCCCAAG TCTCAGTCCATGCTTGGGACAGCAGGTGGAGGAGGTAGATGGAGGTGCTCATGAGGGCCTGATGGAGACACAGCAGAAGCTGGGCCAGGGACATGGAACCCTGGAGCAGCTGAGACAGAGGCAGCAGGAGGAccaggaggagatggaggaggtgaaccgcaggagagaggaaagaaatagagccagggaggaagaggagcagcggagaggggaggaagagtcACACAAACAGAAGCAAGTTGAG GAGGAGACCAGGACCGTGAATGAGGGGATAGACAGGAGGAGGGCATCGGCGGAGAGAAGGTTGAAGAACCTCAGTATCTCCAGCAATGAAGGAGATGAGTCACTCGGCCATTTTAGTCCCATGAGCCCCACATTCAAG aatgaggtggaggagagaatgACAACAGAGAGCGCGTGTACG CTCAACGAGAGGACCGAGTCTCTGAATCGCTCTCTACAGAAAAG TAACAGCATAAAGAAGACTGAGCCTCCCCTACCCATCTCCAAGATTGACAACAGACTGGAACAGTACACTCATGCAATTGAG GAAGCAAAGGTCGCCAAGCAACAGGCCCTGACGGACCTGCCCAGCCCCTCTGAGCCTGTAGCCTCCAAGAAGAGCCTGTTTGAGGCAGGGGAAGCctggagtcagacccccaaggGGACACCCTCCAAG GATACGGAAGGTCTGAAAGTAGGCGTGGCCGACCTCATCCACCAATGGGTGAAGGGAAACCCAGACGGCAGCTGCAAAAGCCCCTCCTCCATACCAGCC GAGGTGAAGGCTGGTGATGTGCTGAGCAAGAAGAACCTCTGGGAGAACGTAGGAGACTCTCCGTCACCTGGGAGAGTAGGAAAG GGAGCCGCTGGTAAAAAGTACAAGTTTGTGATGATGGCCCACGGCAAGTATGAAAAGGTGGCGGTTGGTGATGATG CTTGA